The DNA sequence cATGTTAATTCGTACAGTTCATTTAAGATAAGTAATATAACTATATCCAGCTTTAGATCCAATGTTACaaggaaaataatattcaagAATTAAATGTTCTTAAATTAATTGCAGCAAAAATCTCACAACTTTCTTTACTCTTACTTCAAGCAATGATCTTTTCTACGTACATACATCATTTTGCAACAATTGTAAGGAACAAACTTAATAGACTACCTTTTCTCACAGAGTATTTATTATGGATTTGATTAACGACTGCCAAGCTAAACTGTGCATATCTACTCCAGCCATAGGGCAAACTAGCTGAATCTGCAACATCCAAATACATGGACAAATAGTCCACGTTGTTCCCTTTTGGGAAAATGAGTACTCGCCTGCccaataaaaaaacaaggttCAGAAGAGATCATTAAAAATAAGCACATCATTAATCAACTCAGACAGAGTAAAAGCATGATACCAtttataaccaccaacaacaaaTATTTCTGAATAGAGCTTCTTTGTATTCATCCTAGAAAAGTTTTCAATTTTCCATGTGAACCTTGATGTCGAAGGATCCTCGACAGGCTGACTCTCCACAGTGTTGGCAGCATCAGGTTGAGCCACAACTAACGaatcatcaaaataaatgaaaaagaacaaCTAAGTACCATGCCTTAAATCAGCTGAAAACCAGGGgagaaaacaataaatgaaCTAGACCCCCTACTCACTTGCaaggaaagagagagaaaaacaacGATAGGATCAATAAATTAAAGACGTTGAAAATACACAACCTCCCCAAAAAAATGCAAACTAACAAGAAACCACTTTTTGTCAGGAAAACCCAGAACTCCAATACCAATTTGTCACTCGGTTATTCCCTCTCTGCCTCTCTGGCAATCAAACAATGCATGAAGTGGCTCCCTGAACTATTAAGAACTATTTAAATCGATCATATAAAAGCCAATAAACAGAGTAACAGAAAAAAGCGGGGTTGCTCCACAGATCAAAAGAGTGAGAAAGCAACAAGTACCTTCCATAGGTTGGTGATTATTCTCAGCCAAATCCGTGTGCGGGACAAGCATCTCCTCGTCCTCCTGCTGCTGCTgcaaaaaaaccaaaacaaaaaagtcaTCACTATCACCCTACTTCGGATCCACCGAAGAACCCACCCCAATCAAATCCCCCGAAATCCGAGCACGAAATGCATCGTAATTAAAGCAAATTCCACTCTCGCAGATCAAAACCACAACCCCTAACACGAAACCCCCATCCACTCCGAGGCAACCCAACCATCCCCACCCAAAACGACAATCAAATTAACACCATTCGCCGAAACAGCAAAAAGGAACGAAAATCATGCAAGCAAGTAAAAGAAAGCGAAAAACGACGAGCGAAATTGAAAACGCGGGAGTGATTGGAAGCGCGGGGGGAGTTGCAGAGTGAGGAGGGTAAAGGAACGTACGTCAATGGGAGCAGGAGTCATCACAGTCATGGCGATTGCGAAAATTGACCTCGCGCGGCGTTGCTTGTGGAGGAGCAATGGAAGAGAGAGAtaaagaggagagagaaaggGGGAAGAGAGCACTGTAAGAAAACGAGATCACCAGAAGCTATTGCTGTCTTGCTATTGCTCGAGACGAGAGGGAGAAATGTCTTCGGTTTTTATTTGGGGCTTTGGGCAATTTCGGTATTTCCACCGCTCATTTTCTTGGACGAATTTTTCTATAATATCATGGTCAGAAatgttgaattaaaataaaaaaaaaaaaaaccgttgTTGGTAAATTTCTTTACttagataaaaacaaaataagaaaatttttgcatgatttaaatttctttaaaaaaccaATTGAAAAAGGATAAGGACTACATAAATGTTGTATATTTATTCTGATCCTAATATGCAATAAATCCTAATTagttgtgtattttaatttttcatgatttaaatttctttacttagataaaaaaaatatgaaaactttCCAAATGTAAAAAGTCAATTGCAGAAGAATAAGGACTACATGAATgttgaaattttcttataattataatatgcaATAAATCCTAATTAGTTGTGTATTAGATTTTTtccattatttaaatttatctatttggataaatataaaatatattgaaaagtttccaaaattaaaaattccatTGAAACATACAGAGACTACAGgaatattgaaaaaattatttataatttaccatatttgattataaaatatcacatcatatatagtaaaattacaaatatatatatatatatatatatatatatatatatatatatatatattatttaagtgTAATTTgtatttctataatttattctttttttcatttcagtcacaataaaaaaattctctgaaatttttaattttttatataattcttataattaaaattattaatgacGACTATATGACTAAATGTCATATCAACAAATCatcatattaaaagaaaaaatatatatatataatatcacagTAACATATCACCAGAGACaattagacaaaaaataaaaataaatataatttacataaattgaaaacaaaataatgacacatttacatgactataaaaaaattaaatgttaatataaaataaattttagatacaCATTTTTGGAATTACAGAAgcttttctttgtttgtttttttataagttcATTTTTAATGTATGATCTCCCTTGTTTTAAGGTGTAACTTATTCTAAAagatgttatatttttatttcaatgattATACCAAGGTTtgaaatatgaatatattttttatgcatattaTTTCAAACCTCCCACCAATAGGTCATGTAGCCCAACCTTAGTGGTTCCAAAAGGTGTTACATAAACATAAATCATACTATGTTTACAAAATCACAATGTTGAGTCATAATTATATCCATaaagaaattttgttttgaaagttTGGCCTAATTTAAAAGTCCATTCAATAATGGTGATATAATAATTTGTTGTTTCTCTAATTTTTCACTATTGAGCTAATCCATGGTGTTATTCTTAAATTCTTATTACACTACCATCCACCACTATCATAAAAAATCATAGCACCAAGACAATAATACCCTTCATTGAACCACGTATAGGTGAAATAAGTGTGagttgtttaaaaaattcaaggcaaaaaactaatattatttatcatgaGTTACTTTTAAGGCTTTGTTTACTACTTAAGTTATTAGATAATCTATCAAGGATTTCACTTTCAAATAATAAGTTACAAAAGTATACTTTCATGTTAGTCTGGCATTCAAATAGATCAAGTCTTATTtgaaacttaaatattttttgtccctataaatatgacttcttttttttttagcttcaatagattatatatttttctatttatagtccttataaactattattttgtaatccttgtaaattatattatttttgtttttagtccttctaatttttttagtcaaaaCATAATAAGAActcaaagggaaaaaaaaaaacaaaatccaataacctttttaaaaaatccTACGGACTAAGAAAACAAGTAATTATAGGGGAAAAAGTATATTTAAccttatatataaagagagaaatgAGAAACGCTTTGCACCTcggtatattttttataaaatagaaattaaatgaaagagagaataaagttttaagaaatTAGGAGATAGCACTTTTGCAAACAATTAAAAggatataatgattaaaaaaagtagaaaCTAAAGGAAATTATCTAAAACAAATGTTTTCTTTATAtaatggaatatatatatatatatataaaaattaatatgtgtacatatataaattaaaataattatcttaaatgaAAGAACgtgtaaaaaaatcattctaaagtgttttttaatgaaaataattttaggaattGTTAGTAGCTATCACTTTCATTAATCAAAAAGACATGTGTCTTaacttaatcttatatattgattattttatattatttttcatttttcatttcttttaaatcaTTCTTCTTTATCAATAAGTTATTGATCTTAATAAAATTAGGCTCTATAAATTCTTTGATCAAGTTTTCACATTGAAATCTTGTAGACTAAAAAacatgattagaaaaaaaatttcattaaaagtgAGCAACAAGTCTCATAATAAAGATAAATCATTAATGAGTGAATACTTTATGACAACTCaactaacttttttcttttatccttatttctgtatttgatatttttttaattgattatatttaaaaagattattattgtttccatattaaatttaatgtaaaaaataataaataattataaataattttgtatcacaatgtaaattatttatcataaatataaagtaaaatacATAATACCTTTTTAATCAAATTGTACGGCTTTCGAATCCTAATTTTGAGTATGAAATAAAAAGTTGGAAAGAAAATAGTCACATTCCTTATGTTCATAGTCTCTGGTGTTAATCACCACAATAACACATACTtcctataaataacatactaataaaaaaaattgttttaaatatctctttatcatgattttaatttgtatataatttatatattaaaaatatttattcttttattgcactgattaaaatactagttttatttatattaaacaagtattaaataaaatttgtaagaaACTTTATATCTTTTAACCAGATTTTATTAGCAGAAAATGGTCCATCTgagtattttatatattaaaaaaattaagtgtctACTTTCTAAAATTTATGACTAACAAACTATTAATagtattaactttttttctctaacTTAACTGTTTTTAGTTCAGCAGGgaacttcttttttaattttgcttctTATGATGTCGTCACTTTTTATAATGCTTGCGATGACGTTTTGGCATTTCTTTGGTGTTGCACATTTGCACTGGCTGCTAGGTCTTCTTTTACCTcctttacttttaatttaaagtgTAATTGCCTCCATAAGATGTCTATGTACACTGTTTCACAGTCGTCTGCACCCTGTTGATTAAACATTAAAGCCAAAATTTGTGCTAAACAGGCTATTGAGCATTTTTTctgtagaaaatattttaatttcttacaaTGTGTTCACAAACATCCAGTCATAATTATTTGTCAAACTTTAGTTTAGCTGATAAATTTACTACATAATAGTTGAACACTTCAATTACTAACTTTGTGTTTATCCATTCTGTTGGCAACCTTTGAAACAATGTTTATTCCATAGCTTTCAATTAACTCCTCTATTTGAGTACGTTGAGACGTATACCAAAGTAAAAATAAACACActctaatgtaaaaaatattaatataaaaatattctgtaagaaaatggaattaaattatagtttaaaattatttattattattatacaaaattttacaGATTTGGATAAAGGATGAGTGTTGTTTTAGATTTTccctaattaatataaaacttgtCAATATACTAAAAAGTAGCGTGTTTTATATCTTGAGTtagagttgttttttttttttggaaaaatgtaaattatattaaacctaaAATGATACAAAAATAAACGGGACATACCCCGCATttagagaaaatcaaaagtctccctaatacaagaagtcatatatcaagatgttaaaacaaatataaatgcaagaggtgcgcttgtctatacataagaaacttagtcttgctaataacctctattacagaaaattgataatcttaaaaaatcaGCTTGTTTCTAGACAGTCAGATGTACtagactgtaattgctatagTCAGACAACGAAATTTTCCTTAaacacctgatgtggatctgtccctaattaaagagtcacTAATACGCTGCAAATAAGTGAAACGCCTGCATAAAGGAACCAAATCACGAATATGAGCCAAACCTTGGAGAGATTTTCGGTAAGAATATCGGTGTTTAGGTGTAGGGTTAAATGCTTAAAGGTCTTTTTAGacaaatattagtaaaaaagaaaactagtTATATATGGTGAGATGGTGGGTATCATAATTTGAAGGAGGATTATAATTGTGTGACTCGGTCACATAACCGGCTTTGTTAGATAATAAGGAGCTAGGCACTACAAGATTTGGTGTAGTTATTATTGTAGAAAGAAAGCAATCACATAAGCGGATGTAAGTTAACTTGTGAACTCGGTCAACCAAACCCAAACATGTTGTGGTGGTTTGGTTTGGATGTTCATATcaaataaatttccttttattcAATCTGACCGATTTGATTTGGGTTTTGGGTTCTTAAGTTTCAAACCAAGGGAACCAAAATTattgtttcaaaaatattaaaaaaacttaagaaCTAAAATTTTTACAAGCATAAATTCGatcatttgaataaaaaattatttgattctccactaatttttttaaatatttttgaaacaatAATTTGAATTATGAGAATCAAATAGTGCAAACCACCTTCCAAGCATAAATTCGATCATTTGAGATTTTACAACTAAAATTTTTAGCCGGTTTCCTTGAACCcaaatttaataacaataagtTTGTTCGGTaagataaaagttttttttctcttaaaaatcagagattaaaaaattattgtttcaaaaatattaaaaaaacttatttagtggagaatcaaataattttttatgttgtgaaaataaaaaaacagaaagaagAAGCAAATAAAAGACCATGCCTGATAAACAAGGTTCCTAGAGCATTTAAATAGCGAAAGGATTTGAGAGaaagaatagataaattaagttttttatcgTTAAGGACTATGGTTGAGTTTCTTGATAGATgtgaatgaaaattaaaaaaacatttaatagaaaaaacattaaaattgtaGTAGTTAAGCATATTAGGCCTCGgtatatttaaataatgaagTTATATTTTGCATtaatcttgtttattttattactcttgtcttttaaattcaaattcttttttcttttttatctctattGTAATTCATTATCTCTTGCTTGCAAATTAGGTATTTACCAAtgcaaatacaaataaaattcacatgAATTCAATATTTGAACTTccattttaaactttattacTTGTGACAAATTATCGACAGTTAACCATACCCTCAGTAGTCCATCTATCATACCAAGACGAGAAGTTTCCTTTACCCAATTGAAACATGAACAAGCTCCTCAATCTCTTTTACAATAGAAGCCTAAGTGCAAGATGACCCTCGAAAACTCTCTTTAATGAGAAATGGAGTTGTCGTGCAAGTATTTTGTCTTTATTAACTTGACCAAGGCTTGGAGGGTATGTGAAGGATCACATGTTTCCCCATTAAAGCGATGTTAACCTCCTTAGTTTGTCTCGCACCAAGGCCCCCTATTGTTCTTTGTCTACAAGATGGTCTTCCAATTAACTCAATGATTAGATGATGAACCCAAATGAACTTTCTCGTTGCATCATCAAGGATATCACAGATATCTTGAGGTAAGCAAATGTTTTGCATAATATAAGTGAAGATAGAGTTGAAGACAGATTTACAAAAGGTGACTCTACCCGCTCTAATGAGTAGTTTTTCTTTCATCTTACTAAATGAGAGCTCATTTTATCAAGcacaaatataaaatgattattttttatcctctaTGTGATTAGGAGAAAACCCAAATATTTGTCAATATTGGCAGTATCCTAAAAACCAAGAATAGAGACAGATTTATGAATTTGTCTTCGAGATATGTTTTTTAACACAAGAAAACTGAGATTTTTGGACATTAATTTTGAGGCCTAAAGATATCAAAAGCATTTTTAACCACTCGAACTTTTGACCTTTTTATTTAGATGGTGAACGTAACTTATGTGaacctttttttatatgtagAAATCATTTCCTCTTCCTTGTATACTTGGAAGTCTGAAGTGTGAACTTCCGAAACAACGCCATGGCGTTTCCGAAACCCCGTCAGAGCCATCAcctctctttcctctctccgcCACTCCTCCGCCGCTTCTGCTCCCTCCCTCCGCCGTCACCTCGCGACGAAAGCGACGCCGAACTGATCTCGAAGCTCCTCCTGCAGCACCACAACCCCTTCCACGCCACCGAGTCTCCCCTCCAGCTCCACGGCATCACCCTCACCCCCACCCTCCTCTTCCACACCCTCCTCCGCCTCAAAAACCACTCCAAAATCGCCCTCTCCCTCTTCCACTACGCCAAAACCCTCCCCAACCCCCCTCTCTCCCACTCCTCCTTCACCCTCCTCATCGACACCATGGCTAAGGTTCGCCAATTCGACGTCGCGTGGCAACTCATCGTCGAAATGGACCAACGCCACCACCTCACCCCAACCCCTTCCACTTTCCTAACCCTAATTCGCCGCCTCATCTGCGCCGGCCTCACGCGCCAAGCCGTACGCGCCTTCCACGACATCGACGCCTTCTCAGAAACCAAAACGACACCCCAAGACTTCTGCGTTTTGCTCGACACGCTCTGCAAGTACGGCCACGTCAGACTCGCCGTCGAggttttcaacaaaaacaaacacacttTCCCCCCCACCGTGAAAATGTACACCGTTTTGATCTACGGCTGGTGCAAAATAGGGAGGATCAAAACGGCACAGTCGTTTTTAAACGAAATGATTGATAAAGGAATTGAGCCTAATGTTGTTACTTATAACGTTTTGTTGAATGGAGTTTGTAGGAAGGTGAGTTTGCATCCTGAGGAGAGGTTTGAGAGGACTATAAGGAATGCAGAGGAGGTGTTTGATCAAATGCGTGAGAGCGGGATTGAGCCTGATGTCACTAGCTTTTCGATCTTGCTTCATGTTTATAGCCGCGCGCACAAGCCGCAGCTTGTGCTGGATAAGCTGAGCTTGATGAAGGAGAAAGGGATATGTCCCAATGTGGTGATGTACACCTCGGTTATCAAGTGTCTTGCCTCGTGCGGGTGGCTTGAGGATGCTGAGAGGTTGCTTGGTGAGATGGTGAGGGATGGGGTGAGTCCGTGTGCCGCGACTTATAATTGCTTCTTCAAGGAGTTTAGAGGGAGGAAGGATGGGGAGAGTGCTTTGAGAATGTTTAAGAGGATGAAGGAGGATGGATTGTGCATGCCGAGTTCGCATACGTATGTGATTTTGATAAGGATGTTTTTGAGGTTGGACATGATCAAGGTTGTGAAGGAGATATGGCAGGATATGAAAGAGACAGGGGCGGGGCCGGATTTGGATTTGTATACGG is a window from the Glycine max cultivar Williams 82 chromosome 2, Glycine_max_v4.0, whole genome shotgun sequence genome containing:
- the LOC100804639 gene encoding pentatricopeptide repeat-containing protein At2g13420, mitochondrial, yielding MAFPKPRQSHHLSFLSPPLLRRFCSLPPPSPRDESDAELISKLLLQHHNPFHATESPLQLHGITLTPTLLFHTLLRLKNHSKIALSLFHYAKTLPNPPLSHSSFTLLIDTMAKVRQFDVAWQLIVEMDQRHHLTPTPSTFLTLIRRLICAGLTRQAVRAFHDIDAFSETKTTPQDFCVLLDTLCKYGHVRLAVEVFNKNKHTFPPTVKMYTVLIYGWCKIGRIKTAQSFLNEMIDKGIEPNVVTYNVLLNGVCRKVSLHPEERFERTIRNAEEVFDQMRESGIEPDVTSFSILLHVYSRAHKPQLVLDKLSLMKEKGICPNVVMYTSVIKCLASCGWLEDAERLLGEMVRDGVSPCAATYNCFFKEFRGRKDGESALRMFKRMKEDGLCMPSSHTYVILIRMFLRLDMIKVVKEIWQDMKETGAGPDLDLYTVLIHGLCERQRWREACHYFVEMIENGFLPLKGTFESLYRGLIQADMLRTWRRLKKKLDEESITFGSEFQNYQLKPYRR